From a single Nissabacter sp. SGAir0207 genomic region:
- the dppD gene encoding dipeptide ABC transporter ATP-binding protein, which translates to MSATEILTEAPAPSAAAGKPLLTVDQLSVHFGDSAAPFRAVDRISYQVAQGQVIGIVGESGSGKSVSSLAIMGLIDFPGKVMAERLAFNGHDLQTMSEKQRRQLVGSEVAMIFQDPMTSLNPCYTVGYQIMEALKVHQGGSKKTRRQRTIDLLTQVGIPDPASRLDVYPHQLSGGMSQRVMIAMAIACRPKLLIADEPTTALDVTIQAQIIELLLELQQRENMALILITHDLALVAEAAHQIIVMYAGQVVEVGKAEEIFRAPRHPYTQALLRALPEFAADKARLASLPGVVPGKYDRPTGCLLNPRCPYATDHCRAVEPALRQIPGRQSKCHYPLDDAGRPTYDQ; encoded by the coding sequence ATGTCTGCAACCGAAATTTTGACTGAGGCGCCCGCGCCTTCCGCCGCGGCGGGCAAGCCCCTGCTGACCGTGGATCAGCTCTCCGTGCACTTTGGCGACAGCGCGGCGCCGTTCCGCGCCGTGGATCGCATCAGCTATCAGGTGGCACAGGGGCAGGTGATCGGCATCGTTGGTGAGTCCGGCTCCGGCAAATCCGTCAGTTCGCTGGCGATCATGGGCCTGATCGACTTCCCCGGCAAAGTGATGGCCGAACGGCTGGCCTTCAACGGCCATGACCTCCAGACGATGAGCGAGAAGCAGCGCCGCCAGCTGGTGGGTTCCGAAGTGGCGATGATCTTCCAGGACCCGATGACCAGCCTCAACCCCTGCTACACCGTTGGTTACCAGATTATGGAGGCGCTGAAGGTGCATCAGGGCGGCAGCAAAAAGACCCGCCGCCAGCGCACCATCGACCTGCTGACGCAGGTGGGCATCCCTGACCCGGCCTCGCGGCTGGATGTCTACCCGCACCAGCTCTCGGGCGGCATGAGCCAGCGCGTGATGATCGCGATGGCTATCGCCTGCCGGCCCAAGCTGCTGATCGCCGATGAGCCGACCACCGCGCTGGACGTGACCATTCAGGCGCAGATCATTGAGCTGCTGCTGGAGCTGCAACAGCGCGAGAACATGGCGCTGATTTTGATCACCCACGATTTGGCGCTGGTGGCCGAGGCGGCGCACCAGATCATCGTGATGTATGCCGGGCAGGTGGTGGAAGTGGGCAAGGCGGAGGAGATCTTCCGCGCGCCGCGCCACCCCTACACGCAGGCGCTGCTGCGCGCCCTGCCGGAGTTCGCCGCCGACAAGGCGCGGCTGGCCTCGCTGCCGGGCGTGGTGCCGGGCAAATATGACCGCCCGACCGGCTGCCTGCTCAATCCGCGCTGCCCCTACGCCACCGACCACTGCCGCGCCGTGGAACCGGCCCTGCGCCAGATCCCTGGCCGGCAGTCCAAATGCCACTACCCGCTCGATGACGCCGGGAGACCGACCTATGACCAATAA
- the dppB gene encoding dipeptide ABC transporter permease DppB — protein sequence MLQFILRRLGLVIPTFIGITLLTFAFVHMIPGDPVTIMAGERGISAERHAQLMAEMGLDKPLYQQYFHYVGAVLQGDLGISLKSRIPVWDEFVPRFFATLELGICAMLFAVVVGIPVGVLAAVKRGSVFDHTAVGISLTGYSMPIFWWGIMLVMLVSVQLNLTPVSGRISDTVFLDDTLPLTGFMLIDTFIWGEPGDFTDAVMHMILPAIVLGTIPLAVIVRMTRSSMLEVLGEDYIRTARAKGVSRMRVIIVHALRNAMLPVVTVIGLQVGTLLAGAILTETIFSWPGLGRWLIDALQRRDYPVVQGGVLLIATLIILVNLLVDVLYGVVNPRIRHKK from the coding sequence ATGTTGCAGTTCATACTCCGGCGTTTGGGACTGGTTATCCCAACGTTTATCGGTATCACCCTGCTGACCTTCGCCTTCGTCCATATGATCCCCGGCGACCCGGTGACCATCATGGCCGGCGAGCGCGGCATCTCCGCTGAGCGCCACGCGCAGCTGATGGCAGAAATGGGACTGGATAAGCCCCTCTACCAACAATATTTCCACTATGTCGGCGCGGTGTTGCAGGGCGACCTCGGCATCTCGCTGAAGAGCCGCATCCCAGTGTGGGATGAGTTCGTGCCGCGTTTCTTCGCCACGCTGGAGCTGGGCATCTGCGCGATGCTGTTCGCGGTGGTGGTCGGCATCCCGGTCGGGGTGCTGGCGGCGGTCAAACGCGGCTCGGTGTTTGACCACACCGCCGTTGGCATCTCGCTGACCGGCTATTCCATGCCGATTTTCTGGTGGGGCATCATGCTGGTGATGCTGGTCTCGGTGCAGCTGAACCTGACGCCAGTCTCCGGCCGCATCAGTGACACCGTGTTCCTCGACGACACCCTGCCGCTCACCGGCTTCATGCTGATCGACACCTTTATCTGGGGCGAACCGGGTGATTTCACCGACGCGGTGATGCACATGATCCTGCCAGCCATCGTGCTCGGCACCATCCCGCTGGCGGTGATTGTGCGCATGACCCGCTCCTCGATGCTGGAGGTGCTGGGCGAGGACTACATCCGCACCGCGCGCGCCAAGGGCGTCAGCCGGATGCGGGTGATCATCGTCCACGCGCTGCGCAACGCCATGCTGCCAGTGGTGACGGTAATTGGCCTCCAAGTCGGCACGCTGCTGGCGGGCGCGATCCTGACCGAGACCATCTTCTCCTGGCCGGGGCTGGGACGCTGGCTGATCGATGCGCTGCAACGCCGTGACTACCCGGTGGTGCAGGGCGGGGTGCTGCTGATCGCCACCCTGATTATTCTGGTTAACCTGCTGGTAGACGTGCTCTACGGCGTGGTTAACCCCCGTATCCGACACAAGAAATAG
- the dppC gene encoding dipeptide ABC transporter permease DppC has protein sequence MSQISEPVGTESQRGTAPVPMTPMQEFWHYFKRNKGAVVGLAYIILMLVVALGAGFLAPHAPAEQFRDALLKPPVWQEGGSWQFLLGTDDVGRDVLSRLMYGARLSLLVGCLVVVLSLIMGVVLGLLAGYFGGMVDIIIMRVVDIMLALPSLLLALVLVAIFGPSIVNASLALTFVALPHYVRLTRAAVLVEVNRDYVTASRVAGAGAMRQMFVNILPNCLAPLIVQASLGFSNAILDMAALGFLGMGAQPPTPEWGTMLSDVLQFAQSAWWVVTFPGLIILLTVLAFNLMGDGLRDALDPKLKQ, from the coding sequence ATGTCTCAAATCAGTGAGCCAGTCGGCACCGAATCCCAGCGCGGCACCGCGCCGGTGCCCATGACCCCGATGCAGGAGTTCTGGCACTACTTCAAACGCAACAAGGGCGCGGTGGTGGGCCTCGCCTATATCATCCTGATGCTGGTGGTGGCGCTGGGCGCGGGCTTCCTTGCGCCGCACGCGCCAGCGGAGCAGTTCCGCGACGCGCTGCTGAAGCCGCCGGTCTGGCAAGAGGGCGGTAGCTGGCAGTTCCTGCTCGGCACCGATGACGTGGGCCGCGATGTCCTGTCGCGCCTGATGTATGGCGCGCGGCTGTCGCTGCTGGTGGGCTGTCTGGTGGTGGTGCTGTCGTTGATCATGGGCGTGGTGCTCGGCCTGCTGGCCGGTTACTTCGGCGGCATGGTGGACATCATCATCATGCGCGTGGTGGACATCATGCTGGCACTGCCGAGCCTGCTGCTGGCGCTGGTGCTGGTGGCGATCTTCGGCCCCTCCATCGTCAACGCCTCGCTGGCGCTGACCTTCGTGGCGCTGCCGCACTATGTGCGCCTGACGCGCGCGGCGGTGCTGGTGGAGGTCAACCGCGACTACGTCACCGCCTCACGCGTGGCGGGCGCGGGCGCGATGCGCCAGATGTTCGTCAATATCCTGCCCAACTGTCTGGCACCGCTGATCGTGCAGGCGTCGTTGGGCTTCTCCAACGCCATCCTCGATATGGCGGCGCTGGGCTTCCTCGGCATGGGCGCGCAGCCGCCGACGCCAGAGTGGGGCACCATGCTGTCCGATGTGTTGCAGTTCGCGCAGAGCGCCTGGTGGGTCGTGACCTTCCCCGGCCTGATCATCCTGCTGACGGTATTGGCATTCAATTTGATGGGGGATGGCCTGCGTGACGCCCTTGACCCCAAACTCAAGCAGTAG
- the dppF gene encoding dipeptide ABC transporter ATP-binding subunit DppF produces the protein MTNNAPLLQAIDLKKHYPVKRGMFAPERMVKALDGVSFTLERGKTLAVVGESGCGKSTLGRLLTMIETPTGGELYYQGQDLLQPDVTAEKLRRQKIQIVFQNPYGSLNPRKKVGQILEEPLLINTPLSAAERREKALEMMAKVGLKTEHYDRYPHMFSGGQRQRIAIARGLMLNPDVVIADEPVSALDVSVRAQVLNLMMDLQQELGLSYVFISHDLSVVEHIADEVMVMYLGRCVEKGTKEAIFNNPRHPYTQALLSATPRLNPDQRRERIKLTGELPSPLNPPPGCPFNARCRRAFHVCPQQQPQLKQYGDQLVACFAVDEDEKAHAEQLPA, from the coding sequence ATGACCAATAATGCGCCGCTGTTGCAGGCGATTGACCTGAAAAAGCACTACCCGGTAAAACGCGGGATGTTCGCGCCGGAGCGGATGGTGAAGGCGCTGGATGGCGTCTCCTTCACGCTGGAGCGCGGCAAGACGCTGGCGGTGGTGGGCGAGTCCGGCTGTGGCAAATCGACCCTTGGCCGCCTGCTGACGATGATTGAGACGCCGACCGGTGGCGAGCTTTACTACCAAGGGCAGGATCTGCTGCAACCGGATGTGACGGCCGAGAAGCTGCGCCGCCAGAAGATCCAGATTGTGTTCCAGAACCCCTATGGCTCGCTCAACCCGCGCAAAAAGGTGGGGCAGATTCTGGAGGAGCCGCTGCTGATCAACACGCCGCTGAGCGCCGCCGAGCGGCGGGAGAAGGCGTTGGAGATGATGGCGAAGGTGGGCCTGAAGACCGAGCACTACGATCGCTACCCGCACATGTTCTCCGGCGGCCAGCGCCAGCGCATCGCCATCGCCCGTGGACTGATGCTCAACCCGGACGTGGTGATCGCCGATGAGCCAGTCTCCGCCCTCGACGTCTCCGTCCGCGCGCAGGTGCTGAACCTGATGATGGATTTGCAGCAGGAGCTGGGCCTCTCCTACGTCTTCATCTCCCACGATCTGTCGGTGGTGGAGCACATCGCCGACGAGGTGATGGTGATGTACCTCGGGCGCTGCGTGGAGAAGGGCACCAAGGAGGCGATCTTCAACAACCCGCGCCACCCTTATACGCAGGCGCTGCTCTCCGCCACCCCGCGCCTCAACCCAGACCAGCGGCGCGAACGCATCAAGCTGACTGGCGAACTGCCCAGCCCGCTCAACCCGCCGCCGGGCTGCCCGTTCAACGCCCGCTGCCGCCGCGCCTTCCACGTCTGCCCACAGCAGCAACCGCAGCTGAAGCAGTATGGCGATCAATTGGTGGCCTGCTTCGCGGTCGATGAGGATGAGAAAGCCCACGCCGAGCAGCTCCCGGCCTGA
- a CDS encoding FAD-dependent oxidoreductase: MAYQQALALSALTDSQPKSITLDDTKIMLVKRGDRVNAFQATCPHAGAPLAEGAICDGQLVCPWHKAVYSLDDGQLMEPPALEGLTRYAVKVENGMVWVDPQASQPPVTPEDVGDRGTLVIIGSGAAGSAALAALHERDYAGKIVVIDREKQAGYDRTALSKFVPMGQMKVDEVPALLDDEVTEDTHVERLVAQVAHIDSQNQVVVLENQRRIPFDKLLIASGGKPQVPDLPGVQLSGIHVLRNLQHEKTLLHAVDTLKELVIVGSNFIGMEMAAALRKRGIAVTVIAPHPLPFETQFGPRIAHYFRQLHEAQGVNFIDGKAAAFEGGERVEAVVLEDGRRVPTHLVLLATGIEPVTSFIHDLPLAEDGSLQVNEQMAAADNIYAVGDIATFPYEGRPIRIEHWRVAQQQGRVAAVNMLGGNEPFDRIPFFWTQHYGTRYDYLGHPEKWDQIDLIGSLEEKNFIALYGLKEQLVAVVATGRERTSGQLMLEMQQHHLSMEQARRVVHNTAHA; encoded by the coding sequence ATGGCATACCAACAGGCCCTGGCGCTGTCGGCACTGACCGACAGCCAACCCAAATCCATCACGCTGGATGACACCAAGATCATGCTGGTGAAGCGTGGCGATCGCGTCAACGCCTTCCAGGCCACCTGCCCCCATGCTGGCGCGCCGCTGGCGGAGGGGGCCATCTGCGACGGCCAGCTGGTCTGCCCGTGGCATAAGGCGGTCTACTCGCTGGATGATGGGCAGTTGATGGAGCCACCGGCGCTGGAGGGGCTGACACGCTATGCGGTGAAGGTGGAGAACGGCATGGTCTGGGTCGATCCGCAGGCGTCGCAACCGCCGGTGACGCCGGAAGACGTCGGCGACCGCGGCACGCTGGTGATCATTGGCTCTGGCGCGGCGGGAAGCGCGGCGCTGGCCGCCCTGCATGAGCGCGACTACGCTGGCAAAATTGTGGTCATCGACCGCGAAAAGCAGGCCGGCTATGACCGCACTGCCCTGAGCAAATTCGTGCCGATGGGACAGATGAAGGTGGATGAGGTGCCCGCGCTGCTGGACGACGAGGTCACCGAGGACACCCATGTTGAGCGGCTGGTGGCACAGGTGGCGCACATCGACAGCCAGAACCAGGTGGTGGTGCTGGAGAACCAGCGTCGCATCCCGTTCGATAAGCTGCTGATTGCCAGCGGCGGCAAGCCACAGGTGCCGGATCTGCCCGGCGTGCAGCTCAGCGGCATCCACGTGCTGCGCAATCTCCAGCATGAGAAGACGCTGCTGCACGCGGTGGATACGTTGAAGGAGCTGGTGATTGTCGGTAGCAACTTTATCGGCATGGAGATGGCCGCCGCGCTGCGCAAACGCGGCATAGCGGTCACGGTCATCGCCCCGCACCCGCTGCCGTTCGAAACCCAATTCGGCCCGCGCATCGCCCACTATTTCCGCCAGCTGCATGAGGCGCAGGGCGTGAACTTCATCGACGGCAAGGCGGCGGCCTTCGAGGGCGGCGAGCGCGTCGAGGCAGTGGTGCTGGAGGATGGCAGGCGCGTCCCGACCCATCTGGTGCTGCTGGCCACCGGCATTGAGCCGGTTACTTCCTTCATCCACGACCTGCCGTTGGCCGAAGATGGCAGTTTGCAGGTCAATGAGCAGATGGCGGCGGCCGACAACATCTATGCCGTCGGCGACATCGCCACCTTCCCCTATGAGGGGCGGCCAATCCGCATCGAGCACTGGCGCGTGGCCCAGCAGCAGGGGCGCGTGGCGGCGGTCAATATGCTGGGCGGCAACGAGCCTTTCGACCGCATCCCCTTCTTCTGGACGCAGCACTACGGCACCCGCTACGACTATCTGGGCCACCCGGAGAAGTGGGATCAGATCGATCTGATCGGATCGCTGGAGGAGAAAAACTTCATCGCGCTCTACGGCCTGAAAGAGCAGTTGGTCGCCGTGGTCGCCACCGGCCGCGAACGCACCAGCGGCCAACTGATGCTGGAGATGCAGCAGCACCACCTCAGTATGGAACAAGCGCGCCGCGTGGTGCATAACACCGCGCACGCCTGA
- a CDS encoding SDR family NAD(P)-dependent oxidoreductase produces MQRFSKKVVVVTGAGSGIGEATAQRFASEGAAVVLVGRTEEKLQATLKSLEGGDHLVRATDMAEADEVEQLVDEVLKKYGRVDVVVNNAGVAAQGRVHEGDYADWEKAIKVDLYGVFHSCRYFMPALIKSQGNIVNVSSVSGLGGDWGMSFYNAAKGGVTNFTRSLAMDQGADKVRVNAVCPGLIITPMASDIKENEPLLAEFRKRTPLGRPGQPDEVAAVIAFLASDDARYVTGVNLPVDGGITASNGQPKQA; encoded by the coding sequence ATGCAACGATTCAGCAAGAAAGTCGTCGTCGTCACGGGGGCAGGTTCCGGCATCGGTGAGGCCACCGCCCAGCGTTTCGCTTCCGAAGGGGCGGCCGTGGTGCTGGTCGGCCGCACGGAGGAGAAGTTGCAGGCCACCCTTAAGAGCCTTGAGGGCGGCGATCACTTGGTGCGCGCGACCGACATGGCCGAAGCGGACGAGGTGGAGCAGCTGGTGGACGAGGTGCTGAAAAAATATGGACGGGTGGATGTCGTGGTCAACAATGCTGGCGTGGCCGCACAGGGCCGGGTGCATGAGGGCGATTACGCGGATTGGGAGAAGGCGATCAAGGTTGACCTGTATGGCGTCTTCCACAGCTGCCGCTACTTTATGCCCGCGCTGATCAAGAGCCAGGGCAATATCGTCAACGTCTCCTCTGTGTCGGGGCTGGGCGGTGACTGGGGCATGAGCTTCTATAACGCAGCCAAGGGCGGCGTCACCAATTTCACCCGCTCGCTGGCGATGGATCAGGGTGCGGACAAGGTGCGCGTCAACGCCGTCTGTCCCGGCCTGATCATCACGCCGATGGCCTCTGACATCAAAGAGAATGAGCCGCTGCTGGCGGAGTTCCGCAAACGTACCCCGCTCGGCCGTCCCGGCCAGCCCGACGAGGTGGCGGCGGTGATCGCCTTCCTGGCGAGTGACGATGCCCGTTACGTCACAGGCGTCAACTTGCCGGTTGATGGCGGCATCACGGCCTCCAACGGCCAGCCCAAACAGGCGTAA
- the dppA gene encoding dipeptide ABC transporter periplasmic-binding protein DppA produces the protein MRISLGKSGLLKFSMGLLALSVAAGVQAKTLVYCSEGSPEGFNPQLFTSGTTYDASSVPIYNRLVEFKIGTTEIQPGLAEKWDVSEDGKTYTFHLRQGVKWQSSKDFKPTRDFNADDVLFSFNRQKDENHPYHKVSGGSYEYFQGMGMPDLINKVEKVDDHTVRFVLNRPESPFLADLAMDFASIMSAEYADNMLKAGTPEKIDLNPIGTGPFQLLQYQKDSRILYKAFEGFWGTKPQIDRLVFSITPDASVRYAKLQKNECQVMPYPNPADIASMKNDKAINLMQQPGLNVGYLSFNVEKKPLDNVKVRQALSMAVNKKAIIDAVYQGAGQSAKNLIPPTMWSYNNDVQDYAYDPEKAKALLKEAGMADGFSIDLWAMPVQRPYNPNARRMAELIQADWAKVGVKAKIVTYEWGEYLKRAKDGEHQTVMMGWTGDNGDPDNFFATLFSCDAAKQGSNYSKWCYKPFEDQIQPARAEADHNKRIEYYKQAQVVMHDQAPALIIAHSTVYEPVRKEVKGYVVDPLGKHHFENVSME, from the coding sequence ATGAGAATCTCCTTGGGAAAATCAGGGTTACTTAAGTTCAGCATGGGCCTGCTGGCGCTGTCCGTGGCGGCTGGCGTGCAGGCAAAAACCCTGGTCTACTGCTCTGAAGGCTCGCCGGAAGGTTTTAACCCACAGCTCTTTACCTCTGGCACCACCTATGACGCCAGCTCCGTGCCGATCTACAACCGTCTGGTGGAGTTCAAAATCGGCACCACCGAGATCCAGCCCGGTCTGGCCGAAAAGTGGGATGTCAGTGAAGATGGCAAAACCTACACCTTCCACCTGCGTCAGGGCGTGAAGTGGCAGAGCAGCAAGGATTTCAAGCCGACGCGTGACTTCAACGCCGACGACGTGCTCTTCTCCTTCAACCGCCAGAAAGATGAAAACCACCCGTACCATAAGGTCTCCGGCGGCAGCTACGAGTACTTCCAAGGCATGGGGATGCCAGACCTGATCAACAAGGTCGAGAAGGTGGATGACCACACGGTGCGCTTCGTGCTGAACCGCCCGGAGTCGCCGTTCCTCGCCGATCTGGCGATGGATTTCGCCTCCATCATGTCTGCTGAGTATGCCGACAACATGCTGAAGGCGGGCACCCCGGAGAAGATTGACCTCAACCCGATCGGCACTGGCCCGTTCCAGCTGCTGCAATACCAAAAAGATTCGCGCATCCTCTACAAGGCGTTTGAGGGCTTCTGGGGCACCAAGCCGCAGATCGACCGTCTGGTCTTCTCCATCACGCCGGACGCCTCGGTGCGTTACGCCAAGTTGCAGAAGAATGAGTGTCAGGTGATGCCGTACCCGAACCCGGCGGACATCGCGTCGATGAAGAACGACAAGGCGATCAACCTGATGCAGCAACCGGGGCTGAACGTCGGCTATCTCTCGTTCAACGTCGAGAAAAAGCCGCTGGATAACGTCAAGGTGCGTCAGGCGCTGAGCATGGCGGTCAACAAGAAAGCGATCATTGACGCGGTCTATCAGGGCGCGGGCCAGTCGGCCAAGAACCTGATCCCGCCAACCATGTGGAGCTACAACAACGACGTTCAGGACTACGCCTACGACCCGGAAAAAGCCAAGGCGCTGCTGAAAGAGGCCGGTATGGCGGATGGCTTCAGCATCGACCTGTGGGCGATGCCGGTACAGCGCCCCTACAACCCGAACGCGCGCCGCATGGCGGAGCTGATTCAGGCGGACTGGGCGAAAGTGGGCGTGAAGGCCAAGATCGTCACCTATGAGTGGGGTGAGTACCTGAAGCGCGCCAAAGATGGCGAGCACCAGACGGTGATGATGGGCTGGACTGGCGACAACGGGGATCCGGATAACTTCTTCGCCACCCTGTTCAGCTGTGATGCAGCCAAGCAAGGATCGAACTACTCTAAATGGTGTTACAAGCCGTTTGAAGACCAGATCCAACCGGCGCGCGCCGAAGCCGATCACAACAAGCGCATCGAGTACTACAAACAGGCGCAGGTCGTGATGCATGACCAGGCCCCGGCGCTGATTATCGCCCACTCCACCGTGTACGAGCCGGTACGCAAAGAGGTGAAGGGCTACGTTGTTGACCCGCTGGGCAAACACCACTTCGAGAACGTCTCCATGGAGTGA